From the genome of Roseivivax sp. THAF197b:
CGGTTTGTCCTTCAGCGTCAGGTAGTCGAGCATCACCGCCAGAAGCCCGTGCTTGTGCAGATCGGCGGCATTCCCGGCGTGATAGGCGTGTTGGTAGGACAGCATGGCCGGGCTTTAGGCGCTGCGGACGGGGCGCGCAAGGCGGCGTTCGCGGGCGAGGTAGAGCTCCAGCAGGCCAAGGAAGGGCAGGTAGAAGCCCACGAACATGAACTGGTCGAAAAGGCCGGTGAATTGCTCGTTCGACGCCACGCCCCCCGTCGCCCAATACCACAGCCCGTAGATCAGCCGGTAAAGGAACGAGCCGACCGCCAGCACCGTCAGCCGCAGCGCCCAGGCGCGGTGGCGCACGCGCGCCTTGTCGATGGCGTGATAGGTGGTGTTGGCCGCGGCGATCAGGATCAGCACGCCGTAAAGCGCGAAACCCGCCGACATGAGCGGGCCGCCGATCGTGCCGCGGAGCGCGATGTAGAGGAGCCCGCCCGCGCCGGTGAGCGTGGCGGCGACGAGGAGCGTGTAGCCGAGCTTGCGGTGGAACTGTGGGTATTTCGCCCGGATGCCGGGGATGAGTTGCAGGGGCGCCAGTGCGGTGATGAGCGCGCCCGCGATCATGTGGGTGAAGATGGCGAGGTTGGGGGCGAGATAGGTGTAGAGGCGGCTTTCGCTTGAGAGGTCAGTGGTCAGGCCGCGCAGGCCGAACGCGCCGGAATAGAGCGCGAAGGGCGCGGCAATGAGCGCGAGGAAGAGAGCGGCGAGGGTTCCGAGGCGGGGCATGTGAGAGATGTGGGGCGGCGTGGTGGGTTTTCACCCACCCTACATGGGGCGCGCGCGATGTCATCCTCGGGCATGATCCGAGGAACTCGCGGCCGCCCGCTCTCGTCCCCGTCATCGTCGGGCGCGACCCGAGGATCTCCGATCAACTGACGCACGATTTGGTCAAAGGTCCTCGGGTCGAGCCCGAGGATGACGTCTCATCGCGCGCAACGCTGGGGTGCCGGGCCTGCGCCGGACCGGGGGGCTGGCGCTGCCCGGGTCGTGATGGGCGCTTTATGGTTGTGGTGTCATTGCTCTGCTTGAGCGGGGCGCTGGCTGTGACGATGCGCCAGACCGGCGGGACCGGTCCGGCGCAGGCCCGGCACCTTTGGTGCTATTCGGGCTGGTTTATATGAAGATGTGATAGGGTGAATTCTTGGTAGTCGAATGTTTGAGAAATATCTACTGAGAGACAGGGTTCCAATCATGCTCATTGTTTTAATGCAAGAATAGGAGTTTTCATGAAGATCAAAAATTACCAACGCGAAAAAATTTGTGAGCTCTTTAGTCCTAGCCCTGGGTATGTACTGGATTTTTCAAATAAAACATTTGCAGAGTTTTTCGAAGATCATTTTGAGACAAATATTTATGTGGAAGTTTTCAGTGAAAAGGGCACCTCAAAGCTCAACAGGCTGCTCTGCTTCATAGAAGTCTGTCCGTCACACGTTGTAGTAGAGCTTCTCAACCTTCTCTGGAAAAGAAGAAACAAGGAGAGGGATTCCGAAATCGAACAGGCAGTCATGCAGTCCAGCCTAGAATCATTTTCAATAACACCTGAGTATGTTGAGATCCTTTTGGATAATGCAGCGGTTGAGGATAAGCCGTTCCAAGAACTGATTGATGAAATTGGAACTGCTCCTGTGCAAATGGTACAGCCGCATTTTTCAAAGCTGACAAAGGAGTGGACGCTGGATACCGTCGAGCGAGAATTTCAGCGGGCTTTCGATAGTGTAGAGAAAGATCCAGAGGCATCAGTGACCGCAGCGTGTTCGATGTTGGAAGGCGTATGTAAATCAATCATTGCAACAAGGGAAATTGAGAGGCCAAAGAGAATGGATATCAAGTCTCTATATTTGTCTGTTCGAGAGCCTTTAGGGTTGGCTCCAGATAAGAGCATTTCTCAGAGTGAGATTGAGGGCGATGTTCGCGCTATATTGAGCGCTTTATCGAATTTAGCACAGGGAATCGGTTCACTGCGTACCCATGCAGGAACCGCACACGGAAGAGAGAGAGGGGTTTTCGGAGACTCGATCCTAGGATTGCTAGGCCATCAGTTTCTACTGCGTCGGCTCTGACAATTTTTCTTGTAGAAACTTGGGAAAAGCGTTTCCCACAAGATAAACTAGAAATTAATAGCCGACCGAAACCAGTTTCCCGAAGCCTTAGCAAATGACGTATCAAACCAACCTGCTCACATCCTTAGCCGCCCGCACAAAGTCCTTGAACAGCGGATGCGGATCGAACGGTTTCGACTTCAGCTCGGGGTGGAATTGCACGCCGATGAACCACGGATGGTCGGACCATTCCACGATCTCGGGAAGTTTGCCGTCAGGCGACATGCCCGAGAAACACAGCCCCGCCTTCTCCAGCGCGTCCTTGTAGGTGATGTCGACCTCGTAGCGGTGGCGGTGGCGCTCGTCGATCGTAGTCTGGCCGTAGACGCCCGCCACGCGGGAGCCCTCTTTCAGCACCGCGTCATAGGCGCCGAGGCGCATCGTGCCGCCCTTGTCGTCGGCCACGCTCCGGTTGACCTTCTCGTTGCCCTGCACCCATTCCTTGAGGTGATAGACCACCGGCTCGAAGCGCTTCTTGCCGGCCTCGTGGTCGAATTCCTCGGAGCCTGCGCGCGTGACACCGGCCACGTTCCGCGCGGCCTCGATCACCGCCATCTGCATGCCGAGGCAGATGCCCAGGTAGGGCACCTTGTGTTCGCGGGCGAATTGCGCGGCCTTGATCTTCCCTTCCGTGCCACGCTCGCCGAAGCCGCCGGGCACGAGGATCGCGTGGAAGCCTTCGAGATGCGGCGCGGGATCCTCACGGTCGAAGATCTCCGCATCGACCCAGTCCACGTTGACCTTCACGCGGTTCCAGAGGCCGCCATGGGTCAGCGCCTCGGCGATGGACTTATAGGCGTCCTCGAGCTGGGTGTATTTGCCGACGATGGCGATATTCACCTCGCCTTCCGGGTTGGCGATGCGGTCGGCCACGTCTTCCCAGACGCTGAGGTTCGGCTTCGGGGCAGGGGTGATCTGGAACGCATCCAGCACCGCCTGGTCGAGGCCCTCGTAATGATAGGCCAGCGGCGCCTCGTAGATCGACTTGAGGTCCTGCGCGGCGATCACGCTGTCGGGGCGCACGTTGCAGAAGAGCGCGAGCTTCTCACGCTCCTTCTGCGGGATCGGCCCTTCGGAGCGGCAGACGAGGATATCGGGGGCAAGGCCGATGGAGCGGAGTTCCTTGACGGAGTGCTGGGTGGGCTTCGTCTTCAGCTCGCCCGACGCCTTGATGAAGGGCAGGAGGGTGAGGTGCATGAAGATGCACTGGCCGCGGGGTTTTTCCTGGCTGAACTGGCGGATCGCCTCGAAGAAGGGCAGGCCCTCGATATCGCCGACCGTGCCGCCGATCTCGCAGAGCATGAAGTCGACCTCGTCCTCGCCAATGGAAATGAAGTCCTTGATCTCGTTGGTGACGTGCGGAATGACCTGGATCGTCTTGCCGAGGTAATCGCCGCGGCGCTCCTTCTCGAGCACGTTGGTGTAGATGCGGCCCGAGGAGATCGAGTCGGTCTTGCGCGCGGGCACCCCGGTAAAGCGTTCGTAATGCCCCAGATCGAGATCCGTCTCGGCGCCGTCATCGGTGACGAAGACCTCGCCATGCTCGAAGGGCGACATCGTGCCGGGGTCGACGTTGAGGTAGGGATCGAGCTTGCGCAGCCGGACGGAAAAACCGCGGGCCTGAAGAAGAGCCCCGAGTGCGGCGGAGGCAAGCCCCTTGCCCAGAGAAGACACAACACCGCCCGTGATGAAGATAAAGCGTGCCATATGGCGCGAACCCCGTGATTTGCCTCAGTATTATCGAGCGATGAAGGGCTGGAATGGCCCCACCCGCGGCCCGCTCGGACCGCAGCATCACGGGATTTGGATCGTAGGGGATTCGCATGCCCATGGCAAGCCGACCGCAAGATGCTGTTGCGACGGCGCGCGTATCCGCAAAGGGTGGTGGGCCGACGTGTCGGCCCGTCCTCAGTTTGGTGGGTTACTCAGCCTGCGGGATCAGCGGGCCATCGCCCGCGCTGCCGGTATCGCCCGAAGGCGGCGGCAGAAGGCCGTCCGTGTCGAGTGCGGGCACCCCGGTGCCCGTGTCGTCCGTGGCCGCCCCGGGAACGCCCAGGCGATCCAGAACGGAGCCCGAAGCCGAGTTCTGCGCCGCGAAGATCGTCAGCGTGATCGAGGTCGCGATGAAGGCCGCGGCCAGGGCCCAAGTCAGCTTGCCCAGCGCCGTGCCCGCGGAGCGTGCGGACATAGCACCACCCCCGCCGCCGGAGCCCATGCCCAGACCGCCCCCTTCGGAGCGCTGCAGAAGCACAACGCCGATGAGCGCGAGTGCGAGAAGAAGGTGCACGATCAGGATGACGTTCTGCATGTCGGTCCGCTTGTGGCTGGGCTGCAATTCAGTGCGAGATAGGGGATTTGATCGCGGCCCGCAACCCGGCGCGCTTGCCTTGACCAGGCTTTGTCGTGTCAGCTTGCACCAAGGCGCCCCGTCGCCGCCCGTTCTGCCGCAAGGGAGCCTCCTCATGAGCGATATGCAAGTCCATCTGACAGCCGCCGAGATCGCCGCCATGGCGGGTCTGCAAAAGGCCCATTTTCTGAACCCGCGCGCAAGACGGCTGAACAAGTCGCTCGGCGACGCCTGCGGTCTGACAGGGCTCGGCGTGCATCTGATCGAAGTGGCGCCGGGTGATCTGACCACCGAATATCACCGCCACCACCACGAGGATGAATGCGTCTTCGTGCTTCGGGGGACGGGGATTGCACGATACGGCGCAGCACAGCAGGCCATCGGGCCCGGCGACTTTCTGGGCTACGCGGCAGGCGGCGAAGCGCATGACATCGAGAATACGGGCGAGAGCGTCCTGCAATTGCTGGTGGTGGGCCAGCGGCTCGATCACGACGTGGGTGATTATCCGGAGAAGGGCAAACGCATCTTCCGCAACAAAGGTCTGCCCTGGGCGGTCGCCGATCTGGACGACCTCGACTTTCCGCAGGCGGGGGCGAAAACTTAAAGCCGGGTCCGGTCATCGCGCGTCGCCGCGCTTTTCCCGGTTTCCCCTCGCGCGCCCGCCCGTTAAGAGGGCATCGTTTGAAAGCCGTGACGAGGGGTCGATATGGCAAACGTGGTCGTCGTGGGCGCCCAATGGGGCGATGAAGGCAAAGGCAAGATCGTGGACTGGCTCTCGGAGCGCGCCGATGTGATCGCGCGCTTCCAGGGGGGGCACAATGCGGGCCACACGCTGGTGATCGATGGCAAGGTCTACAAGCTGCATGCCCTGCCATCGGGTGTGGTGCGCGGCGGCAAACTGTCGGTCATCGGCAATGGCGTTGTCCTCGATCCCTGGCATCTCGTGCAGGAGATCGCCACCGTGCGTGAGCAGGGCGTCGAGATCACGCCCGAGACGCTGATGATCGCCGAGAACACGCCGCTCATTCTGCCCATTCACGGAGAGCTGGACCGCGCCCGCGAAGAGGCCGCCAATCCCGGCGCCAAAATCGGCACGACCGGGCGGGGCATCGGGCCTGCCTATGAGGACAAGGTCGGCAGGCGTTCCGTCCGCGTGGCGGACCTTGGGGATCGCGCGACGCTGGAGGCGCGGGTCGACCGGGCGCTGACCCATCACAATGCGCTCCGCAAGGGATTGGGCATCGAGGCCATCGACCGCGCGGCGCTGATCGAGAAGCTGGTGGCCATCGCGGACGAGATCCTGCCCTTTGCGGCCCCGGTGTGGAAAGTGCTTCAGGAAAAGCGCAAGTCGGGCAAGCGGATCCTGTTCGAAGGCGCGCAGGGCGCTCTTCTGGACATCGATTTCGGCACCTACCCCTTCGTCACCTCGTCCAACGTCATCGCGGGGCAGGCGGCGACGGGCGTGGGCCTCGGGCCGCAGGCCATCGACTACACGCTGGGCATCGTGAAGGCCTACACGACCCGTGTGGGCGAAGGGCCCTTTCCGACAGAATTGCATGACGAGGACGGCAATCGCCTCGGCGAGCGCGGTCACGAGTTCGGCACCACCACGGGCCGCAAGCGGCGCTGCGGCTGGTTCGATGCCTGCCTCGTGAAGCAGACCTGCGCCACGTCGGGCGTGAACGGAATCGCGCTGACGAAGCTCGACGTGCTCGACGGGTTCGAGACGCTGAAGATCTGCGTGGGCTACGATCTGGACGGTGAACGCTACGATTATCTGCCCACGGCGGCGGATCAACAGGCGCGGTGCACTCCGATCTACGAGGAGATGCGGGGCTGGTCCGCCTCGACCGAGGGTGCGCGCAGCTGGGCCGATCTGCCTGCCGAGGCGATCAAGTATGTCCGCCGGGTCGAGGAATTGATCGACTGCCCCGTCGCCCTACTCTCCACATCGCCGGAACGGGAAGACACCATCCTGGTGACCGATCCTTTCGCCGATTGAGGAGAGAGACGCTGACCTACAAGACCAAGAAACGCCTCGCATTGCTGATTTTGCTGGTGGGTCTGCCGGTATATGCCGTGATTGCCGTGTCGATCATGACCTGGCTGGACCGACCGCCGATCCTGGTCGAATTCCTGATCTATGCGGTGCTTGGCATCCTGTGGGCGCTGCCGTTCAAATGGGTCTTCAAGGGGGTCGGCCAGCCCGACCCCGAGGCCGACGACCAGCAAGGCTGACATTCCCCGAACGGGCCGCGTTGCGAAACAATGCGGCCCGTTAAGGTTAATATTCCCTGAAATTGCCCCAATTCCGCGCCGATGCTGCCGCGTGGCCTTCGCATGATCCTTGCGAAGTCACCGGGAGTGATGCGCGATGGCGCGACGTGAACACATCATGGCGAAGGTCCGCAGGCTGGAGGATTCAGCCCGGCCAAGCCCGGCAGGGCCGTGCAAAAAGTGCAGTGTGTGCGTCGAAAACTGCACTGCGCCGCCCAAAATGCGCAAAGCTCCCCACACATCGCGGATCGGAGAGGTGCATCATGCCTGACGGTGGATCAATTCACGAAAGATCGGCCTCTATCCTGCAATTCGGGAAGGCCACTCTCGAGGTCTCGGTCATCGCGGACTTCGAGGACTTCCTTGCGCTCAAGAGCGGCTGGCAGGCGCTTGAGGCACTCGATCCGCACTACACCGTCTTTTTGAGCTGGGCTTGGCTAGAGCGGACCTTCCGCGACAATCCGGAGGCCTGGCGGCTGGTGGTCGTACGGGATCCGGCGCGCGGCCCCGACCCGGTCTGCATCCTGCCGCTCCAGGTCAAGACCGGCTGGAGCGGGCAAAAGGGCGCATTCTGCACGCTTCTCGGTCCGGGCGGTCAGTTGATCTGGTCGGAATATGCGGGTTGGCTGTGCCATCCCGATTACGACCCCGACGCGATCCGCCTTACGGGTGCTGCATTGAAACAGATGACATGGCTGCATTTCGAAATGCGGCATGAGGCGAGCAATGATCGCCTGCGCAGTTTCGCCACCGCGTTCGAGACGGATGCACGATTCACGGTCGCGTTCCCGGAGCACCGGGTCGCCAAGGATGCCGTCGCCCCCCGGGCCAGCCATCGGGTGGATCTTCTCGACACCTACGAGGCCTTCCGCGACGGAATCCCTTCGAGCAAGACCCGCAAGACGCTGCGGCAGATGTGGCGGCGTCACTTCGTGCGGGGGGCGTGGCGCGTGACCTTCTCGGATGCGGAGACGGTGCGTCGCGATCTCGACATCCTATCGGAGCATGGGGTGCAGA
Proteins encoded in this window:
- a CDS encoding abortive infection family protein encodes the protein MKIKNYQREKICELFSPSPGYVLDFSNKTFAEFFEDHFETNIYVEVFSEKGTSKLNRLLCFIEVCPSHVVVELLNLLWKRRNKERDSEIEQAVMQSSLESFSITPEYVEILLDNAAVEDKPFQELIDEIGTAPVQMVQPHFSKLTKEWTLDTVEREFQRAFDSVEKDPEASVTAACSMLEGVCKSIIATREIERPKRMDIKSLYLSVREPLGLAPDKSISQSEIEGDVRAILSALSNLAQGIGSLRTHAGTAHGRERGVFGDSILGLLGHQFLLRRL
- a CDS encoding DUF2842 domain-containing protein: MRRETLTYKTKKRLALLILLVGLPVYAVIAVSIMTWLDRPPILVEFLIYAVLGILWALPFKWVFKGVGQPDPEADDQQG
- a CDS encoding GNAT family N-acetyltransferase; this encodes MPDGGSIHERSASILQFGKATLEVSVIADFEDFLALKSGWQALEALDPHYTVFLSWAWLERTFRDNPEAWRLVVVRDPARGPDPVCILPLQVKTGWSGQKGAFCTLLGPGGQLIWSEYAGWLCHPDYDPDAIRLTGAALKQMTWLHFEMRHEASNDRLRSFATAFETDARFTVAFPEHRVAKDAVAPRASHRVDLLDTYEAFRDGIPSSKTRKTLRQMWRRHFVRGAWRVTFSDAETVRRDLDILSEHGVQNWVPEKGADEAQRIARNYRAMLTNAFKIDCLCLAILWDGDRPIAAQAHILDHDMNRVHFIVAGFDAQAADKPLGLVLHAQSIRWAIERGFTEYDFGHGDAPCSSHFGAEQKEVGSIRVSRREGGAAGYFDTACIPQAEALTARLTHKGRAAEAADARACLRGLRS
- a CDS encoding cupin domain-containing protein; translation: MSDMQVHLTAAEIAAMAGLQKAHFLNPRARRLNKSLGDACGLTGLGVHLIEVAPGDLTTEYHRHHHEDECVFVLRGTGIARYGAAQQAIGPGDFLGYAAGGEAHDIENTGESVLQLLVVGQRLDHDVGDYPEKGKRIFRNKGLPWAVADLDDLDFPQAGAKT
- a CDS encoding DUF2306 domain-containing protein, with translation MPRLGTLAALFLALIAAPFALYSGAFGLRGLTTDLSSESRLYTYLAPNLAIFTHMIAGALITALAPLQLIPGIRAKYPQFHRKLGYTLLVAATLTGAGGLLYIALRGTIGGPLMSAGFALYGVLILIAAANTTYHAIDKARVRHRAWALRLTVLAVGSFLYRLIYGLWYWATGGVASNEQFTGLFDQFMFVGFYLPFLGLLELYLARERRLARPVRSA
- a CDS encoding adenylosuccinate synthase, translated to MANVVVVGAQWGDEGKGKIVDWLSERADVIARFQGGHNAGHTLVIDGKVYKLHALPSGVVRGGKLSVIGNGVVLDPWHLVQEIATVREQGVEITPETLMIAENTPLILPIHGELDRAREEAANPGAKIGTTGRGIGPAYEDKVGRRSVRVADLGDRATLEARVDRALTHHNALRKGLGIEAIDRAALIEKLVAIADEILPFAAPVWKVLQEKRKSGKRILFEGAQGALLDIDFGTYPFVTSSNVIAGQAATGVGLGPQAIDYTLGIVKAYTTRVGEGPFPTELHDEDGNRLGERGHEFGTTTGRKRRCGWFDACLVKQTCATSGVNGIALTKLDVLDGFETLKICVGYDLDGERYDYLPTAADQQARCTPIYEEMRGWSASTEGARSWADLPAEAIKYVRRVEELIDCPVALLSTSPEREDTILVTDPFAD
- a CDS encoding CTP synthase; its protein translation is MARFIFITGGVVSSLGKGLASAALGALLQARGFSVRLRKLDPYLNVDPGTMSPFEHGEVFVTDDGAETDLDLGHYERFTGVPARKTDSISSGRIYTNVLEKERRGDYLGKTIQVIPHVTNEIKDFISIGEDEVDFMLCEIGGTVGDIEGLPFFEAIRQFSQEKPRGQCIFMHLTLLPFIKASGELKTKPTQHSVKELRSIGLAPDILVCRSEGPIPQKEREKLALFCNVRPDSVIAAQDLKSIYEAPLAYHYEGLDQAVLDAFQITPAPKPNLSVWEDVADRIANPEGEVNIAIVGKYTQLEDAYKSIAEALTHGGLWNRVKVNVDWVDAEIFDREDPAPHLEGFHAILVPGGFGERGTEGKIKAAQFAREHKVPYLGICLGMQMAVIEAARNVAGVTRAGSEEFDHEAGKKRFEPVVYHLKEWVQGNEKVNRSVADDKGGTMRLGAYDAVLKEGSRVAGVYGQTTIDERHRHRYEVDITYKDALEKAGLCFSGMSPDGKLPEIVEWSDHPWFIGVQFHPELKSKPFDPHPLFKDFVRAAKDVSRLV
- the secG gene encoding preprotein translocase subunit SecG; the encoded protein is MQNVILIVHLLLALALIGVVLLQRSEGGGLGMGSGGGGGAMSARSAGTALGKLTWALAAAFIATSITLTIFAAQNSASGSVLDRLGVPGAATDDTGTGVPALDTDGLLPPPSGDTGSAGDGPLIPQAE